The genome window ACCCATAGGCTGAACGCTATAGTCAGGCCACCAATACCACCCAAATCCCTCCAGTTCCAAAGCGTAGGTACCTTCTGCCCCCAGAAGACACCTTATGCGGACAGAGGTTTTGCTTTTTGATCGTGGTCAAGCTGCCATCCTACTGAACTGGTACAAGTGAAACAACAGAACTGCTATAGAGTCACCGAGCTTTTCCAAAAACTCATTTGCAGTGAAATATTacattatcacagaatcatagaacggtttaggttggaacagatcttaaagatcatctagttccaacccccctgccctgggcagggacacctcccactagaccaggctgctcaaagccccatccagcctggccttggacacctgcAGGGATGAGGCACCcccaacttctctgggcaacctgttccagtggctcaccaccctcatagtgaaaaatttcttcctgatatcaaatctaaacctaccctcttcaACTCACAAGTTAATGACTCACAAGTTTACTGCTTGAAAGTCTGAGAACTTAATTTACTTGAGATTCCTGGAACTTGTTTTACTACCCCTCTTAgcaggaatggacacagggaacAGCATCCTTCCTGTAGCTAAGCCACATATTGGGATGGCAAATTGTTCTGTACGGGAGGCAGTAGAGAGTTCAGAAGAGTAATAAGCAGAAGTCTGGGATCATTTCCAATATCTGCGCTCAAACTGCTTGGTAAGGAAAATCACTGTGAAACTATTTCTATGAAATGATGTATTACTGTTAACTCCCTGTTAATACAGGGAGAAATTTAGGTTTTAATCTGATGCTCAatacaaacatttttctgttgaaTTCAATGGCTGgtcaccagcttttttttttttttttttaaatcaacagaaaTCTCTAGGAAATCTGTACAATTTCTTAGGCCCTGCAATAAATCTTACAGTAAGCTTTCGTGTTTCTTTTGTAACTGAGCCTGAATACCACAGAGCTGAGTGGCAGAAGCTGATTTATGTAGCAAGAGCTCCACCGTCAGGCCACTTGCCCAGCGCAGAGAGCAGCACCACATCCTTTGACTGTATCTGTGCCTGAGCAGGCTGTTACTCGATCAAAACACAGTTCACCAGTGCAGTCCACCCCCAGTCCATTACCAGAGCAAGGGACAGCTTTGCTCAGCTTCAGTCCTGCCTGGAAACGCTGCAGCCACGGCCAGCCATGAAGCAGTATTACCTGGCTGTCCCTGTGaaactggggggaactgggactCCCAACGCCCTTGATACATCACCAGCACCCCTTGGACAGAGAAGACGTGCCTCTCTGACTGCCAGCTAAGAGCCAAACGCAGGACATTTTAGAAAGACCGGAGCATATTTATTGACAAATAGGTGTGGGAATAGAGCaccaggcaggaggctggcagTAACAGTCCCTTCCCATGCCTCAGTGGGTATCCCCAACCCCATGCTGCAGGCAGTCCCTCTGTCCCTCATGCCTTCTTTCTCTTGCCGCCaccagtgctgctgcctgcaggccgctgctgctgctgccgccgggcTCCGCTCTTCTTGCTGTTGCGGCCAGTTCGCTGCTGCCGGCGGCCGCGCTTCCCCCGCTGTGACTGCTTCTTGCctttggcagcagctgcctcgGCTTCCTCCTGGCGCAGCTGCTTGTTGACAGCGCGGGTGATGTCCAGGACTGGCTTCTTGCTGCCCATGtcccgcagcagctccagctgccggCTGCGCTCGGCCGCCAGGTTGCCCAGCAGGGGCTCGAAGCGGCGCTTCTTGCCGGCATTGCGGGACGGCGGCTccgatggctccttgggcagccGGGGCTGGAAGCGGCCGAGCGAGGCAGTGGAGACGCGGGCGACACGGGCGACGTGGCTTAACTCCTCCCGGCTCTGGTGGCCGGTGGGGTGGAGGGGCGCGGCGGGGATGGCGGTGCCGGCCCGGTGGGCGCGGGCCAGGTTGCGCAGGCGGTTGAGCTCGTTGCGCGCCACCCGCTCCCGCTTCTCCCGCCGCAGACGGGCGAACTGGTCCTCCTCCGGGTCGGCGCCCTCTGGCACCTCCGCCAGCCAGGCGCGGGCCGGgtcgccgcccgcccgccggtagccccagcgccgccgccacTCCTTGGCCTCCTCGTCCCACACCAGCGAGGTCCGCTTCCGCCGGCGGATGCCCTTCAGCCGGGCGAACTGCTCCCAACGGGTCGGCGGCCGCGGTCGCGGCGGCGGCTTCTCCCGCGGCAAGCGGAAAGCCGGCTCGGGCAACCGGGCCACCAgcggccccccagccccgccggcgcgCTCGGccggcagctcccagagctgggCCACCAGCAGCTGCGTGTTGTCGCGGGCCAGCGCCCGCAGCTTGGcctcccgccccggggcggccccgcgcagccccgccgccgccggcgggttGCGGTCCAGCGCCAGCAGGTTGCCCAAGTCgaactccagctccagctccttctCCACCGTGACGCTGCGACGCTTCTCCGCCTCCTGCTCCTCGGCGGCCGCCAGCACCTCCTCCACCCTCACGGCCGCCAtggcggcgggacgggacggaccgggccgggccgcgctgcgCCGCTCCCACACGTGCCGGTCTTCCCCGGAATTGCAGACAAGCCCTTCCGGCTCCGCGCACCGGAAGCGCGCCTGGGCGCCCGGAACGGCAGCGCCCCGCGGGAGAGTGGGCTTGGCGCAATGGCTGCCGGGAGGTGTAGTcccgctgcccccgccccggggaggccGTTACCCCCGACAGACGCGCCCGGGGCCTTTTCCCGGCTGCGGGGAGTGTCAAGGCGCCTCCATTCCGCTCGGTTCCTGTCAGGGGACGCCTGCCACCGTGACTTCCGTGACTCGGTGTCCATGAAAGCCTCAGCCACCCCCTCGCTGGGACTGTGGGGGGACCCAAGCCCCTCTCCCGCCGCTGCCACGAAGTGGGGCCGAGGCGGAAAATGTGTGGAAAGCACCGGTGCATGAGGGGAGGCAGGCGCCCAAAGCACGCTCCCGCcctgtggtgctgagggatgcgGCCACCGCGGGGTCAACGAGGCCCCGCAGCTTCCCCGgcctctgctggcctaagggtCATGCCATGGTATTCAAACACTGAGCAGGTCTGAGACTGAGAAGCAGGAAAATACCTTTTCCATGGGTTTTGGGTAGGATTTTTTGGTAGCATATCATTATGTCTGACAGTCATGCCTGTAAGTGCTCATTGCAGGACCGAAGTTCAAGTACTGTGACACAGGGCTCATGGGGAAGGTCTCCCcgcagagaagggaggggaggagcggCGTTTGGAAAGCAGTATCACCTGGCAGATGTCTCATCAGGCATAATGATAAGTGAGGTGATCGGGTGATACTGCGCGCACCCGAAGGTCAGGTGGGTCAAAGATACCGCTGAGCTATTCTTAAATAAATGAGTTATGGAAGAATCCTTTTATAGCTATACAGTGATTTGGCTTGTATGGCCATGACATTTTGAGCTGATCCCTGGTGCCCTAAACGCAAGCTCATGATAGCACTTAACTGTAGCCAAGGAAAGTGATGGCAGTTTTTATGTTAGATACAATT of Rissa tridactyla isolate bRisTri1 chromosome 2, bRisTri1.patW.cur.20221130, whole genome shotgun sequence contains these proteins:
- the RRS1 gene encoding ribosome biogenesis regulatory protein homolog; translated protein: MAAVRVEEVLAAAEEQEAEKRRSVTVEKELELEFDLGNLLALDRNPPAAAGLRGAAPGREAKLRALARDNTQLLVAQLWELPAERAGGAGGPLVARLPEPAFRLPREKPPPRPRPPTRWEQFARLKGIRRRKRTSLVWDEEAKEWRRRWGYRRAGGDPARAWLAEVPEGADPEEDQFARLRREKRERVARNELNRLRNLARAHRAGTAIPAAPLHPTGHQSREELSHVARVARVSTASLGRFQPRLPKEPSEPPSRNAGKKRRFEPLLGNLAAERSRQLELLRDMGSKKPVLDITRAVNKQLRQEEAEAAAAKGKKQSQRGKRGRRQQRTGRNSKKSGARRQQQQRPAGSSTGGGKRKKA